The following proteins come from a genomic window of Ictalurus furcatus strain D&B chromosome 12, Billie_1.0, whole genome shotgun sequence:
- the LOC128616352 gene encoding interferon-induced very large GTPase 1-like, producing the protein MPVRGSDSSNFTLVLFGNTSAVHFGDENILLGAEHVPPDQAHIPRDIKVSGRVLSVVNILDLHEGDLYLDHVDHITGQLVSENSIQSFIFVLKLGQFTDNDKMGLDWLERKFGEHALSFVMILFTYEKEEECDTIIDDLKNNTVLEELMKKCGDRYCTCSKSMNNQSEMRTLLEKIDHLVSENNQCCYTAEIYSTELKTKEHQQDEGGPKHDHMVQLPDEDEESFGNKKVEHRKGQAPESEDNQSRDGQNQNTEEDKFGNENIRQLFSRLNLDTEHTLKTGEFLKITASSLKCHEPCAEKDLVHTFLRRLIMMDYTARYIPIRQQVAKTNIQCNTKKSKDIFTVLFDSETVGSAAVEQVQVHPMDIQMAAIHSADNFLRQLMVTKLSQCQYAVPLLVPSPTTGEIEFPLWTFRQIKKSWKSTDDTGKTTSKCKSIVGVETPMVAFLRLGSVSSSKSQLMNNLINDRYHTFFDRNCPQDSKTRLLMNGVVEIAWYCPSGKNSDWLTDCVAFCNFHGDAGTNTTQREIVTEMSTVNVILLSTLCKDESNRAIIEELSKATKPLIFLLTDSDSVGEELWEGKYRIGLKDRSQSDVAEELRRTIKECIKSSTFKLENVAKQPNIVVDEEKGECKRAKEAANQLMRLFNNENLPKIKEKYLPCQGKLWHDWCQENKKLFCLMGHLENHKMSIKQEMNQIRHQQHKLDFSCLIKLFLESLNVLTENERVYFLKWVGMLLDSCTSDCLSSLHHEYDEQWSRVLDLKKKHNMSPSFSEQQAKLEKISKDLNAATFGVEHILREMGQVFEACTSVQSTEVTNEAKITFSSLPQIAAEIIVTGYPLEIMDGDAAHVPLTWVLAVLDELVKILGDQRVFVLSVLGIQSSGKSTMLNAMFGLEFAVSAGRCTRGAFMQLVRVSQEMKNKLKFDYILVVDTEGLRALEQAEKTTIHHDNELATFVVGLGNLTLINIFGENPADMQDILQIVVQAFLRMKKVRLNPSCLFVHQNVGDITAREKTMEGRRRLQEKLDDMTKLASKEEDGDARYFSDIIAFDVQSDVRYFAQLWEGSPPMAPPNPSYSENINELRRKIMSKISTHRGVTLSQFKSSINDLWNALLNENFVFSFRNTLEIAVYRKLEHEYTKWTWSLRSAMLTVENKLLNRVNNERFLRIEEKDLAAQMTVLKKEVDKTVDHFFRDDHDKDILIQWKERFQRKIVDLYNELVEVTKRKLDHVYQQKVAREKVDEEKTRYENKLFKLSKELAFNLKNNQTDENALENQFDDVWSTWLSELTQDAPMVGDIDVFGDVTKILSETYELSFVCDQQNLESYKKLDALGDYSNYVVFKKSQEPLPTEENLTYIDVNVDENVDENEKPGRLRHARHFVSNTCRTLYSAMRRTITKPENKPSANMLSSKDNDQLRALVNNVSQQSKNEIQRMSSAELGYNHSYIQQIIESVKTSINAHHQKISWYTLKKEFTVDLCLHVCIFAADQFTKLHMKFKEANNVRLYLKKQKPQYFNIFKNYYNGATSAAVFGELIVDKLEPSILQAAYDQTAIDVAEKMKRDVPAFSGNRSNLEKHILTALAEEENFENYIEYLHKPKEHFNHFITNEVNKYLLEDKCQEVLETVKANIKSKGKCVMDAVNKATEDVNKRNGNIDMWLEYFSKELQDELQFKEESCPEQKEITDLGFLQEVVQKGLTDTVAKLCSEVKTISDLKQEMFRKKPHKVLIEHLCQCCWVQCPFCNAICTNTMEDHDGDHRVRFHRNCGINGWSFMFTENLGVDFCTTAVSSNLLFRTSEGVFTFKEYRKAGGEYAKWNISPDTSEVPYWKWFVCRFQEDLEKHYKRKFTGNGEIPLEWRDITKDRAIESLNEL; encoded by the exons ATGCCTGTTAGGGGATCTGATTCCTCCAATTTCACTCTTGTGCTGTTTGGAAACACCTCTGCAGTCCACTTTGGAGATGAAAATATACTGCTTGGAGCAGAACATGTTCCTCCAGATCAGGCTCACATCCCCAGAGATATAAAAGTGTCAGGACGTGTTTTGTCAGTGGTCAATATACTGGACTTGCATGAGGGTGATCTATACCTGGACCATGTGGACCACATCACTGGTCAGTTAGTCAGTGAAAACAGCATCCAGTCCTTCATCTTTGTCCTGAAACTAGGACAATTTACAGATAATGATAAGATGGGACTTGATTGGCTGGAAAGAAAATTTGGAGAACATGCTCTGTCCTTTGTGATGATTCTGTTCACTtatgagaaagaggaggagtgtgaCACCATCATAGATGACCTGAAGAACAACACTGTTCTAGAGGAACTGATGAAGAAGTGCGGTGACAGGTACTGCACATGCAGCAAGAGCATGAACAaccaatcagaaatgagaaCACTGTTGGAGAAGATTGATCATCTCGTCTCTGAGAACAATCAGTGCTGCTACACTGCTGAGATCTACAGCACAGAATTAAAGACTAAAGAACACCAGCAAGACGAGGGGGGGCCCAAACATG aCCATATGGTTCAACTGCCAGATGAGGATGAAGAATCTTTTGGCAATAAAAAGGTTGAACACAGAAAG GGACAAGCACCAGAGTCTGAAGATAATCAGTCAAGAGAtggacaaaaccaaaacacgGAAGAAGATAAGTTTGGAAATGAAAACATAAGACAGCTTTTCAGCAGACTCAATCTTGATACTGAGCATACACTGAAGACCGGTGAATTTCTCAAAATAACAGCATCCTCATTGAAATGTCATGAACCATGTGCTGAAAAGGATTTAGTTCACACTTTCCTACGCAGGCTGATCATGATGGACTACACCGCAAGATATATCCCAATTAGACAGCAAGTCGCTAAAACCAACATTCAGTGCAACACCAAAAAATCTAAAGATATATTTACTGTCCTCTTtgacagtgagacagtgggTAGTGCGGCAGTAGAGCAGGTCCAGGTTCACCCAATGGATATTCAGATGGCTGCAATTCACAGTGCAGACAACTTTCTTCGACAGTTAATGGTAACAAAGCTCTCACAATGTCAATATGCTGTACCTCTGCTTGTGCCCAGCCCCACCACGGGGGAAATTGAATTTCCCTTGTGGACTTTTcgacaaattaaaaaaagttggAAGTCAACAGATGATACAGGTAAAACAACAAGCAAATGCAAATCAATAGTTGGAGTAGAAACTCCAATGGTGGCCTTCCTCAGGTTGGGATCTGTGTCCTCGTCCAAGTCACAGCTAATGAATAACTTAATCAATGATCGATATCATACATTTTTTGACAGGAACTGCCCCCAGGACAGCAAAACTAGACTTTTGATGAATGGAGTTGTTGAAATTGCTTGGTATTGCCCATCTGGTAAGAACTCTGATTGGCTTACTGACTGTGTTGCCTTCTGTAACTTTCATGGAGATGCAGGAACTAATACCACTCAGCGTGAGATCGTGACAGAAATGTCCACAGTAAACGTCATACTTCTATCTACACTTTGCAAGGATGAAAGCAATAGGGCAATAATTGAGGAGCTCTCAAAAGCCACAAAGCCTCTCATTTTCCTTCTTACTGACAGTGACTCAGTTGGAGAGGAACTGTGGGAAGGAAAATACAGAATTGGTTTGAAAGATAGAAGTCAATCTGATGTGGCTGAGGAATTAAGAAGAACAATCAAAGAGTGCATAAAATCATCTACTTTTAAACTTGAGAATGTTGCCAAGCAACCTAATATAGTTGTGGATGAAGAGAAAGGAGAATGCAAAAGAGCAAAGGAAGCAGCAAACCAGCTCATGCGCCTGTTTAACAATGAAAATCTGCCCAAGATCAAAGAAAAATACTTGCCCTGTCAGGGAAAACTGTGGCATGACTGGTGTCAAGAGAACAAAAAACTCTTCTGCTTAATGGGACACCTAGAAAACCACAAAATGTCtataaaacaggaaatgaatcaaatacGCCATCAGCAGCATAAACTAGATTTCAGTTGTCTTATAAAACTTTTTCTTGAGAGCCTAAATGTATtaacagaaaatgaaagagtCTATTTTCTCAAGTGGGTTGGAATGCTACTGGACAGTTGCACTTCAGATTGTCTGTCCTCACTGCATCATGAATATGATGAACAATGGTCCAGGGTGTTGgatttgaagaaaaaacacaatatgTCACCATCATTCAGCGAGCAACAAGCAAAACTTGAAAAAATTTCCAAAGACTTGAACGCTGCCACCTTTGGTGTAGAACACATCCTTAGAGAAATGGGGCAGGTTTTTGAAGCCTGTACATCAGTACAAAGCACAGAAgtaacaaatgaggcaaaaataacCTTCTCATCACTTCCTCAGATAGCTGCAGAAATTATAGTGACCGGATACCCACTGGAAATAATGGATGGAGATGCTGCTCATGTTCCTCTGACCTGGGTTTTAGCAGTTCTAGATGAACTTGTGAAGATACTGGGAGACCAGAGAGTGTTTGTGCTGTCAGTTCTGGGGATTCAGAGCTCGGGGAAATCCACCATGCTGAATGCCATGTTTGGACTAGAGTTTGCTGTCAGTGCTGGAAGGTGCACCAGAGGAGCCTTCATGCAGCTGGTCAGAGTGTCACAGGAGATGAAGAACAAGCTGAAGTTTGACTACATTCTAGTTGTTGACACTGAAGGTCTCCGAGCCTTAGAGCAGGCTGAGAAGACAACCATACATCATGACAATGAACTCGCCACATTTGTTGTTGGTCTTGGAAACTTGACCTTGATCAACATCTTTGGAGAGAACCCTGCTGACATGCAGGACATCCTTCAGATTGTTGTTCAGGCCTTCCTGAGGATGAAGAAGGTCAGGCTGAATCCcagctgtttgtttgtccatCAGAATGTTGGAGACATCACTGCTAGGGAGAAAACTATGGAAGGAAGGAGACGCTTGCAGGAAAAACTGGATGACATGACCAAGCTAGCATCTAAAGAAGAAGATGGCGATGCTCGGTATTTTAGTGATATCATTGCGTTTGATGTACAAAGTGATGTTAGGTATTTTGCACAGCTCTGGGAGGGCAGCCCGCCGATGGCACCACCAAACCCCTCATACAGTGAAAATATTAATGAGCTAAGAAGAAAGATTATGTCAAAAATATCCACACACCGTGGTGTGAcactttcacaatttaaatcaaGCATCAACGATTTGTGGAATGCACTTCTAAATGAAAATTTTGTGTTTAGCTTCAGAAACACTCTAGAGATTGCAGTGTACAGGAAACTTGAGCATGAATACACTAAATGGACCTGGAGTCTAAGGAGTGCCATGCTTACAGTTGAGAACAAACTGCTTAACAGAGTCAACAATGAACGGTTTTTGAGGATTGAGGAAAAGGATCTTGCGGCACAAATGACAGTGTTGAAAAAAGAAGTAGATAAGACAGTAGATCACTTTTTCAGGGACGACCATGATAAAGATATTTTGATCCAATGGAAAGAaaggtttcaaagaaaaatcgTGGATCTTTACAATGAACTTGTGGAAGTGACGAAAAGAAAATTAGATCATGTTTATCAACAAAAAGTTGCAAGAGAGAAAGttgatgaagaaaagacaagGTATGAAAACAAACTCTTTAAACTGAGTAAAGAGCTTGCTTTCAatctgaaaaacaatcaaacagaTGAAAATGCACTCGAGAACCAATTTGATGATGTTTGGTCCACATGGCTCTCTGAACTCACGCAGGATGCACCCATGGTTGGTGACATCGATGTTTTTGGAGATGTAACAAAAATTTTGTCTGAAACATATGAGCTGTCATTTGTCTGTGATCAACAGAATCTGGAAAGTTACAAAAAACTTGATGCCTTAGGAGATTATTCAAATTATGTAGTTTTCAAAAAGTCTCAAGAGCCCCTTCCAACAGAGGAGAATCTAACATATATAGATGTAAATGTGGATGAAAATGTGGATGAAAATGAGAAACCTGGTCGATTGCGTCACGCACGCCACTTTGTAAGTAATACGTGCAGAACACTTTATTCAGCAATGCGTCGTACAATtacaaaaccagaaaacaagCCTTCAGCAAATATGTTATCATCAAAGGATAATGATCAGTTAAGGGCCCTTGTAAATAATGTATCCCAACAAAGTAAGAATGAAATCCAGAGAATGTCCAGTGCAGAGCTTGGGTATAATCACAGCTACATCCAACAAATAATTGAGTCTGTCAAAACCAGCATTAATGCACATCACCAGAAGATATCTTGGTATACACTCAAAAAGGAATTCACTGTAGACCTCTGCCTTCATGTCTGTATTTTTGCTGCTGACCAATTTACCAAGCTTCACATGAAATTCAAGGAAGCAAATAATGTCAGACTCTACCTGAAAAAACAGAAACCTCAGTACTTCAATATCTTCAAGAACTACTACAATGGTGCGACCTCAGCAGCAGTGTTTGGTGAATTAATTGTGGATAAACTTGAGCCGTCTATACTGCAGGCAGCGTACGACCAAACTGCCATTGATGTAGCTGAGAAAATGAAACGTGATGTTCCAGCATTCAGTGGAAACAGGTCAAATCTGGAAAAACACATTCTAACAGCACTAGCGGAAGAAGAAAACTTTGAGAACTATATTGAATACCTTCACAAGCCCaaagaacattttaatcattttattaccaacgaagtaaataaatatcttcTTGAAGACAAATGTCAGGAGGTTCTGGAAACTGTCAAAGCTAACATAAAGTCAAagggaaagtgtgtgatggACGCCGTCAATAAAGCAACAGAAGACGTCAATAAAAGAAATGGAAACATCGACATGTGGCTGGAGTACTTCTCCAAAGAGCTACAAGATGAGCTTCAGTTTAAAGAAGAATCATGTCCAGAGCAGAAAGAAATTACAGACCTTGGCTTTCTTCAAGAGGTTGTACAGAAGGGCCTGACTGACACCGTGGCAAAGTTATGCAGTGAAGTCAAAACCATTTCTGACCTCAAACAGGAAATGTTCAGGAAGAAACCACACAAGGTTCTGATTGAACACCTCTGTCAGTGCTGCTGGGTTCAGTGTCCATTCTGTAATGCCATCTGTACCAACACAATGGAGGATCATGATGGAGATCACCGTGTCCGTTTCCATCGCAACTGTGGAATCAATGGATGGTCTTTCATGTTTACAGAAAATCTTGGAGTTGATTTCTGCACAACTGCTGTTTCAAGTAACTTGTTATTCCGTACATCTGAGGGTGTGTTTACTTTTAAAGAGTACAGAAAAGCAGGTGGAGAATATGCCAAGTGGAACATCAGCCCTGACACGTCTGAGGTGCCCTACTGGAAGTGGTTTGTGTGCAGGTTCCAAGAAGATCTGGAAAAGCACTACAAGAGAAAATTCACAGGGAATGGAGAGATTCCTCTTGAATGGAGAGATATCACTAAAGATAGAGCCATTGAAAGCTTAAATGAGTTGTAA
- the pick1 gene encoding PRKCA-binding protein: MFSDTMDYELEEDKLGIPTVPGTVTLKKDAQNLIGISIGGGAQYCPCLYIVQVFDNTPAALDGTLAAGDEITGVNGKPVKGKTKVEVAKMIQAVQGEAVIHYNKLQADPKQGKSLDIVLKKVKHRLVENMSSGTADALGLSRAILCNDGLVKKLDELEKTAELYKGLMEHSKQLLRAFFELSQTHRAFGDVFSVIGVREPQAAASEAFVKFAEAHRNIEKYGIQLLKTIKPMLHDLNTYLHKAIPDTKLTIRKYLDVKFEYLSYCLKVKEMDDEEYSCIALGEPLYRVSTGNYEYRLILRCRQEARSRFAKMRKDVLEKIELLDQKHVQDIVFQLQRFVSGMSRYYDECYAVLKEADVFPIEVDLSRTTLNYTGPNYEEEDEEGEEERGEEEKNEQTENGAEKLIDDE, encoded by the exons ATGTTCTCAGACACCATGGACTACGAGCTAGAGGAAGATAAACT CGGGATTCCCACAGTTCCTGGAACAGTGACATTGAAGAAGGATGCACAGAACCTGATTGGGATCAGTATAGGGGGAGGGGCTCAGTACTGCCCCTGTCTCTACATCGTACAG gtgttTGATAACACTCCAGCAGCACTGGATGGGACATTAGCAGCAGGTGATGAGATCACAGGTGTAAACGGTAAACCAGTGAAGGGCAAGACCAAGGTGGAGGTGGCCAAGATGATTCAGGCTGTAcag ggtGAAGCAGTGATACACTATAATAAACTGCAGGCTGACCCCAAACAGGGCAAATCCCTGGATAtcg TGTTGAAGAAGGTGAAGCACCGATTGGTGGAGAATATGAGCTCAGGAACAGCAGATGCACTTGGACTGAGTAGAGCCATCCTCTGTAacg atggacTAGTAAAGAAACTGGATGAACTGGAGAAAACTGCAGAGCTGTACAAAG GGTTAATGGAACACAGTAAACAGTTACTCAGAGCATTCTTTGagctctcacagacacacagag CATTTGGTGACGTGTTCTCTGTGATCGGTGTTCGAGAGCCTCAGGCTGCAGCCAGTGAGGCGTTTGTAAAATTTGCAGAAGCTCATCGTAACATTGAGAAATACGGCATCCAGCTGCTCAAAACCATCAAACCT atgCTGCATGATCTGAACACCTACCTTCACAAAGCGATTCCAGACACCAAACTGACCATCCGTAAATACCTGGACGTCAAGTTCGAGTACCTG tcataCTGTCTGAAGGTGAAGGAGATGGATGATGAGGAGTACAGCTGCAtc GCGCTGGGAGAGCCGCTGTACCGAGTTAGCACAGGAAATTATGAGTATCGTCTGATCCTGCGCTGTCGACAGGAAGCTCGCTCTCGATTTGCAAAAATGCGTAAAGATGTTCTGGAGAAGATCGAGCTGCTGGACCAGAAACATG TTCAGGACATTGTGTTCCAGCTGCAGAGGTTCGTCTCGGGGATGTCACGTTACTATGACGAGTGTTACGCTGTGCTGAAGGAGGCCGACGTCTTCCCCATCGAGGTGGACCTCTCGCGCACCACCCTCAACTACACCGGCCCAAACTacgaggaggaggatgaggagggtGAGGAAGAgcgaggagaggaggagaagaacgAACAGACTGAGAACGGAGCGGAGAAACTGATCGATGACGAATGA